A single window of Labrus mixtus chromosome 23, fLabMix1.1, whole genome shotgun sequence DNA harbors:
- the LOC132958689 gene encoding uncharacterized protein LOC132958689: MRRTLLCGLLLLWVHIYFVNAGNTSDGSSSRNLQSQESNTKEKPVEIVATQMKVSPTWYLSEGDTVEINCTTIDEGNHSHKMDLLLVWTKLGPGEKTKTVLVRQRASTGIAFVLGPVTHEHQGVYTCDDDGSLPDVFVNDWHRIIWVADASPRASIDVISHNRSQFLHDEQFTLSCQLPDNNSQWKMMRFNQWWGTIKECPNQASSDGRLSCTTTSEYPWSDVLYWCENASGERSNALNITTTVGVNVTLESPTHPVLEGEDVMLRCLHRNKTTNTFTSNFRAVFYKNNRRIRIQTEGNMTLKAVTKADEGMYTCRHSEEGSSHYSWFSVRGIDALTKRPHKY; the protein is encoded by the exons ATGAGGCGTACTTTACTCTGTGGACTTCTCT TGCTGTGGGTTCACATCTACTTTGTGAATGCGGGAAACACTTCTGATGGATCCTCATCTCGCA ATTTACAGTCGCAGGAGTCGAACACCAAGGAGAAACCTGTGGAAATTGTGGCAACACAAATGAAAGTCTCTCCTACTTGGTACCTCAGTGAGGGCGACACTGTTGAGATCAACTGCACTACAATTGACGAAGGAAACCACAGTCACAAGATGGACCTGCTACTGGTCTGGACCAAGCTGGGCCCTGGAGAGAAGACCAAGACG GTCCTAGTGAGGCAGAGAGCATCTACAGGAATCGCCTTTGTCCTGGGCCCTGTTACCCATGAGCACCAAGGCGTTTACACCTGTGACGATGATGGCAGCTTACctgatgtttttgtcaatgaTTGGCACCGTATAATCTGGGTGGCTG ACGCCTCTCCCAGAGCCTCCATAGACGTTATCAGCCACAACAGGAGCCAGTTCCTCCATGATGAGCAGTTTACTTTGAGCTGCCAGCTGCCTGACAATAACTCTCAGTGGAAGATGATGAG GTTTAACCAATGGTGGGGGACTATCAAAGAGTGTCCCAATCAAGCGTCTTCAGATGGTCGTCTGTCCTGCACAACCACTTCTGAATATCCCTGGTCAGACGTTCTGTACTGGTGTGAAAATGCATCAGGAGAGAGGAGTAACGCCCTCAACATTACCACCACTG ttgGTGTAAACGTAACCCTGGAGAGTCCAACGCATCCTGTTTTGGAGGGAGAAGACGTGATGCTGCGCTGTCTGCACCGAAACAAAACCACGAATACATTTACCTCCAACTTCAGAGCTGTCTTCTACAAGAACAACCGTCGGATCAG GATTCAAACTGAAGGCAACATGACTCTGAAAGCAGTGACCAAAGCTGACGAGGGGATGTACACTTGTCGCCACTCAGAGGAGGGATCGTCTCATTACAGCTGGTTCTCTGTCAGAGGCATTGACGCTCTCACAAAGCGACCTCACAAATACTGA